A window of the Streptomyces albireticuli genome harbors these coding sequences:
- a CDS encoding polysaccharide deacetylase family protein has product MHSPTRIVRSFAALALCGGLAACGGGSGKSSAAPAAPSSSAAARPTPAASPAASAAPTLPVGSDGRAPVFFHGKRGGAKRVALTFDADMTSDQGPRAARGERFDNPELITTLRRLKVPATVFMTGRWAEQYPNQARSIGGDSLFEVADHSYSHHAFATPCYGLPTVPRGGARADVERAFDAFRTAGVRNMVPYFRFPGGCYDDAALRAVAPAKVTAVQWDVVSGDAFAKKAGPVADQVLAQVKPGSVVVMHCTRSAAPTTEEAVRRIVPELRARGYEFVRVSDLIAGGSGSSGS; this is encoded by the coding sequence GTGCACTCGCCGACTCGTATCGTCCGATCGTTCGCCGCCCTCGCCCTCTGCGGGGGTCTCGCCGCCTGCGGCGGTGGCTCCGGGAAGTCCTCGGCCGCCCCGGCCGCCCCATCCTCCTCGGCCGCCGCGCGTCCCACCCCCGCCGCCTCCCCCGCGGCGTCCGCCGCGCCCACCCTCCCCGTGGGGTCCGACGGCCGGGCTCCGGTGTTCTTCCACGGGAAGCGCGGCGGCGCCAAGCGCGTCGCGCTGACCTTCGACGCCGACATGACCTCGGACCAGGGCCCGCGCGCCGCGCGCGGTGAGCGGTTCGACAACCCCGAGCTGATCACGACGCTGCGCAGGCTCAAGGTGCCCGCCACGGTCTTCATGACCGGCCGGTGGGCCGAGCAGTACCCGAACCAGGCCCGGTCCATCGGCGGCGACTCCCTCTTCGAGGTCGCCGACCACTCGTACAGCCACCACGCCTTCGCCACCCCCTGCTACGGGCTGCCGACCGTCCCGCGCGGCGGCGCCCGGGCCGATGTGGAGCGCGCGTTCGACGCCTTCCGCACGGCGGGGGTGCGGAACATGGTCCCGTACTTCCGCTTCCCCGGCGGGTGTTACGACGACGCCGCGCTGCGCGCCGTCGCGCCCGCGAAGGTGACGGCCGTGCAGTGGGACGTGGTCAGCGGTGACGCCTTCGCCAAGAAGGCGGGGCCGGTGGCGGACCAGGTGCTGGCGCAGGTGAAGCCCGGCTCGGTCGTGGTGATGCACTGCACGCGCAGCGCGGCGCCCACCACGGAAGAGGCGGTGCGGCGGATCGTGCCCGAGCTGAGGGCGCGGGGCTACGAGTTCGTACGGGTCTCGGACCTGATCGCAGGGGGCTCCGGGAGCTCCGGGAGCTGA
- the zapE gene encoding cell division protein ZapE, whose amino-acid sequence MSSSTAAASSAPGSTGATDPIAGPVTGSPIALTSRAPHVPADRLVAEMVPPPRFDSVRFDNYIPDAKQPSQAEAVQVLGGFAAGLGDVSGTGRKRWFRREAKPAAGPRGVYLDGGYGVGKTHLLASLWHATPAAPEQKAFGTFVELTNLVGALGFQQTVRTLGGHRLLCIDEFELDDPGDTVLVSSLLSKLVESGVALAATSNTLPGKLGEGRFAAADFLREIQGLSAHFRPLRIDGEDYRHRGLPQAPVPFDDDTVTRTAYATAGASLDDFPSLLGHLSKVHPSRYGAMCDSVRAVCLTGVEPVGDQSTALRLVVLADRLYDREVPVLASGRPFDELFSEEMLNGGYRKKYFRAISRLTALARDAKSLVAE is encoded by the coding sequence GTGTCGTCCTCCACCGCAGCAGCCTCCAGCGCCCCGGGTTCCACCGGCGCCACCGACCCGATAGCCGGGCCGGTCACCGGCTCCCCCATCGCGCTCACCTCGCGCGCCCCGCACGTACCGGCCGACCGTCTGGTCGCCGAGATGGTGCCGCCGCCGCGCTTCGACTCGGTGCGCTTCGACAACTACATACCGGACGCCAAGCAGCCCAGCCAGGCCGAGGCCGTCCAGGTGCTCGGCGGCTTCGCGGCCGGCCTCGGCGACGTGAGCGGCACCGGCCGCAAGCGCTGGTTCCGGCGCGAGGCGAAGCCCGCGGCCGGCCCGCGCGGCGTCTACCTCGACGGCGGCTACGGCGTCGGCAAGACCCACCTGCTGGCCTCCCTCTGGCACGCCACCCCGGCCGCGCCCGAGCAGAAGGCCTTCGGCACCTTCGTGGAGCTGACGAACCTGGTCGGCGCGCTGGGCTTCCAGCAGACCGTCCGGACCCTCGGCGGCCACCGCCTGCTGTGCATCGACGAGTTCGAGCTGGACGACCCGGGCGACACCGTGCTCGTCTCGTCGCTGCTGAGCAAGCTCGTCGAGTCGGGCGTGGCCCTGGCCGCCACCTCCAACACGCTGCCGGGCAAGCTCGGCGAGGGCCGCTTCGCGGCGGCCGACTTCCTGCGCGAGATCCAGGGCCTGTCCGCGCACTTCCGGCCGCTGCGCATCGACGGCGAGGACTACCGCCACCGGGGCCTGCCGCAGGCCCCGGTGCCGTTCGACGACGACACCGTCACCCGTACGGCGTACGCGACCGCCGGCGCCTCCCTGGACGACTTCCCGTCCCTCCTCGGCCACCTCTCCAAGGTCCACCCGAGCCGCTACGGCGCCATGTGCGACTCCGTGCGCGCCGTGTGCCTGACGGGCGTGGAGCCGGTCGGCGACCAGTCCACGGCGCTGCGCCTGGTGGTCCTCGCGGACCGGCTGTACGACCGGGAGGTGCCGGTGCTGGCCTCGGGGCGGCCGTTCGACGAGCTGTTCAGCGAGGAGATGCTGAACGGGGGCTACCGGAAGAAGTACTTCCGGGCGATCTCGCGGTTGACGGCGCTGGCGCGCGACGCGAAGTCGCTGGTCGCGGAGTAG
- a CDS encoding pyrimidine reductase family protein has product MRRLFPHPLTPSDIEDRTWDLAELAEAYAYPDAPGTPGAAGGGAPSAWLRANMVSSLDGAAHHEGRSQPLSSDADMRIFGTLRGLADAVVVGAETVRREGYRPARAREAFAARRAALGQGPAPAIAVVSAGLDLDFSLPLFTAPLVPTLVLTGAEAPADRVRAARKAGAEVVVVGEGRRVDAARVPGALAERGLTRLLTEGGPKLLGQFVAAGVLDELCLSLAPVAVSGTAARIVNGPPIAVPERFTLAAVIEESGFLFTRYHQI; this is encoded by the coding sequence ATGCGACGCCTGTTCCCCCACCCTCTCACCCCGTCCGACATCGAAGACCGCACCTGGGACCTGGCCGAACTGGCCGAGGCCTACGCGTACCCCGACGCGCCCGGCACTCCGGGGGCGGCCGGTGGAGGGGCCCCCTCCGCGTGGCTGCGGGCCAACATGGTCTCCTCGCTCGACGGCGCCGCCCATCACGAGGGGCGCTCCCAGCCGCTGTCCTCCGACGCCGACATGCGGATCTTCGGCACTCTGCGGGGCCTCGCGGACGCCGTGGTGGTGGGCGCCGAGACCGTACGGCGGGAGGGGTACCGGCCCGCGCGGGCACGCGAGGCCTTCGCGGCGCGGCGGGCGGCGCTCGGGCAGGGCCCCGCGCCGGCGATCGCGGTCGTGAGCGCGGGTCTCGATCTGGACTTCTCGCTTCCGCTGTTCACCGCGCCGCTGGTGCCGACGCTCGTCCTCACCGGCGCGGAAGCGCCCGCGGACCGGGTCCGGGCGGCGCGCAAGGCCGGTGCCGAGGTGGTCGTCGTGGGCGAGGGGCGGCGGGTCGACGCCGCGCGGGTGCCCGGCGCGCTGGCCGAGCGGGGGCTGACGCGGCTGCTGACGGAGGGCGGGCCGAAGCTCCTCGGCCAGTTCGTGGCGGCGGGCGTGCTGGACGAGCTGTGTCTGTCGCTGGCCCCGGTGGCGGTCTCCGGTACGGCGGCCCGGATCGTGAACGGCCCGCCCATCGCGGTGCCGGAACGATTCACCCTGGCCGCGGTCATAGAAGAATCGGGTTTCCTCTTCACCCGGTACCACCAGATCTGA